The following are encoded together in the Malaya genurostris strain Urasoe2022 chromosome 3, Malgen_1.1, whole genome shotgun sequence genome:
- the LOC131437121 gene encoding lipase 3-like: MFPRLIVVGCGLLTLGVELVHALLLRNDCVCDPVNAFLDSLPLNRERTDQLLAFDGYHGEPHRVVTEDGYVLKIYRIWRDQRPPVNASREVILLQHGILHSSADWLVLGPKRSLAYQLVDLGFDVWLANSRSTQNSHQHTKYCTCSQEFWNYSWHELGYYDLAATIDKVLRETNRTKLRLIVYSEGGAVAMVLLSSRPEYNEKLSYLDAMSPGVFVSNTWYRFVALPIKKLAKIIPSAYALYATNHLTIQACEKQKEACLDLYYQIIAGESVGMNRTWIDRIYPGMPAGGSMKELLHFAQLIWSKRFALFDYGVKGNLRLYGTQTPPDYRLDRVTVPVNIHYGLSDKIVDPTGVQKLASKLINCAKVRQRPYDRLQHSDFIYGDSAFEIVYKEVIRWILE, encoded by the exons ATGTTTCCGCGGTTGATCGTCGTCGGTTGTGGTTTGTTGACGTTGGGTGTGGAACTGGTGCATGCTTTGCTACTCCGAAACGACTGCGTGTGTGATCCGGTCAATGCATTTCTCGACTCACTACCGCTCAACCGGGAACGAACG GACCAGTTGTTGGCGTTCGATGGCTATCACGGAGAACCGCACCGTGTCGTGACGGAAGATGGGTACGTCCTCAAAATTTACCGGATTTGGCGCGATCAGCGACCGCCTGTGAACGCAAGCCGTGAAGTTATTCTACTTCAGCATGGAATTCTGCACTCATCCGCGGATTGGTTGGTTTTGGGACCGAAACGATCACTGGCTTACCAACTGGTGGATCTGGGATTTGACGTGTGGCTTGCGAATTCTCGATCCACGCAGAACTCACATCAGCATACAAAGTATTGCACTTGTTCCCAGGAGTTTTGGAACTATAGCTGGCATGAGCTAGGATACTACGATCTCGCCGCCACCATTGACAAAGTCCTACGGGAAACGAATCGAACGAAACTTCGGTTGATCGTTTACTCGGAAGGAGGTGCCGTAGCCATGGTTCTGCTTTCATCGCGTCCAGAGTACAACGAAAAGCTTAGCTACTTGGATGCAATGAGTCCGGGCGTGTTTGTGTCCAACACTTGGTACCGTTTCGTGGCACTGCCTATAAAAAAGTTGGCGAAAATAATTCCG TCTGCCTATGCATTGTACGCTACGAATCATCTCACAATACAAGCCTGCGAAAAACAGAAAGAAGCTTGTCTGGACCTTTACTACCAGATCATAGCCGGCGAGAGCGTCGGAATGAATCGGACCTGGATCGACCGGATCTACCCGGGTATGCCGGCGGGAGGCTCAATGAAGGAGCTGCTTCACTTTGCCCAGCTCATCTGGAGCAAGCGATTCGCTCTGTTCGATTATGGTGTGAAAGGAAACTTGCGGCTGTACGGTACCCAAACTCCTCCCGATTATCGGCTTGACCGGGTAACGGTTCCGGTAAACATTCATTACGGTTTGAGTGATAAAATAGTAGATCCAACCGGTGTTCAAAAACTAGCTTCGAAGCTGATCAACTGTGCCAAGGTAAGGCAGCGCCCGTACGATCGGTTGCAGCATTCGGATTTTATTTACGGTGATTCCGCGTTTGAGATTGTTTACAAGGAAGTAATTCGGTGGATTCtggaataa